One Nitrospina watsonii DNA segment encodes these proteins:
- a CDS encoding formylglycine-generating enzyme family protein, with protein MMMRYGLWMRAFLLACCVWAGPALAPDGVRANENPEAPAGMVYIPAGTFTMGLEGASNKFPHKVFLDGFFIDTHEVTQEEYVAIRGANPSKLKGENRPADQVTWLEANAYCKQVDKRLPTEAEWEKAARAGTQTLYYWGDEHSGDHAWFEDNSGEATHPVGQKTPNAFGLYDVSGNVWEWVTDWYDKTYYERSPPANPQGPETGTEKTLRGGSWYSGARHQMTATRFWSEPHIRNSNFGFRCAKDAPKTP; from the coding sequence ATGATGATGCGATATGGACTGTGGATGCGCGCCTTCCTGCTGGCGTGCTGTGTGTGGGCCGGACCGGCCCTGGCCCCGGACGGGGTCCGGGCGAATGAAAATCCCGAAGCTCCGGCAGGCATGGTGTACATTCCCGCCGGGACCTTCACCATGGGGCTGGAGGGAGCCAGCAATAAATTTCCCCATAAAGTGTTTCTCGATGGATTTTTCATCGACACACACGAAGTGACGCAGGAAGAGTACGTGGCCATCCGCGGCGCCAACCCGTCGAAGTTGAAAGGCGAGAACCGCCCCGCCGATCAGGTGACCTGGCTGGAAGCCAATGCCTACTGCAAACAGGTGGACAAACGCCTGCCGACAGAAGCGGAATGGGAAAAGGCCGCGCGGGCGGGCACGCAGACGTTGTATTACTGGGGCGACGAACACAGCGGCGACCACGCCTGGTTTGAAGACAACTCCGGCGAGGCAACCCACCCGGTGGGGCAAAAAACGCCGAATGCCTTCGGCTTGTACGATGTGTCCGGCAACGTCTGGGAATGGGTGACCGACTGGTACGACAAAACCTATTATGAACGCAGCCCTCCGGCCAATCCACAAGGCCCCGAAACCGGCACGGAAAAAACCCTGCGCGGCGGATCGTGGTACTCCGGCGCGCGGCACCAGATGACCGCCACCCGGTTCTGGTCGGAACCGCACATCCGCAATTCCAACTTCGGTTTCCGCTGCGCCAAAGACGCCCCCAAAACGCCGTAA